ACTTGCAGACTCTCTTCTCAGACATCAATGCTTACGAGGTAGACTCACTGATTTCTGCTTAACTAATAAAAAACTTTGTAGCCTTGTCCTGAGCCCTACAACTGAGTCAACTTATCTGACTTAGCTCATTGTAACGATGAGAAGCACTCTTctgttccctcaaaaaaaaaaaaaaaaacactcttcTGCCAGGAGTCAGATCCGTTAGCTGTAGCTGAATGAATTTTACCACGAAAAATTACACTTACCTGCCCGTGCTCCAATTGCCCCTACTTTGTTGTATGCCATTTGAATGTTCGTGAATTCAGCTTCTAGATGAGTGttagttatttttttcttcttcttttggttcTATATGAGTTTACTACAGATGCTATGCTTGGTGGAAAATGATCGTTCGAGAGCCTTGTCATGCATGATGCTTGACCTAGAGAAAATGAATTACAAGGATTTAAGAACCAATGATCTGTCTGTTGAAAAAGGAGTTTTTATCTGGCTGAAAGCTCTGATATTCATGCTTGACAAAGAGATATCGGATACCCCTAAACAATTAATTTGGCCTGTTCTCAAGGGACATGAATTGATGCATTTGCTTACAGCCTGTTTGGTTTGTAGAATGACACCAGCCGAAATCATCTGAACCAACATCCGAGAAGCTGATCAATCCGTTTGGGACTGCAGCCATCTGTTCTCAATACATTCCTCGTAGCGCTTGGATAGGCCAGTAGCAGAGGAACACACTCGCTCCTGAAAAAACGTCAGACGAGTGCATGCCGGACCACCCCATGACAGCTAAGTGAATCCCCAAACCAAACATACTAATTGTTCTATTTTGTGAATAAATCAATTAAGTTTGTCCTTAATGTGGCCCGTAGCGTTAGTATGCACGGTCGATCTATTAGAGGTGGGCAAGCTTGTCCTATACGTACGTTGGTTCCAAGAGTGGATTCTGTATGTGACAGATGAAGCTTGCCGATAGGGATCCATCCACCATATGCACATGCTGCGCCATGATACCTATATAAAGACATGCTTGCCCACCGCTTCCTTCACACACCAACAGATACAGATCGATCGAGTGAGCTACATTGCTAGCTTCTCACGATGACGAGAGCACTGGCGGTGGTGGCCACTGCTGCCTTCTTCGCCATGTCCGCGCGCGCCGAGCAGTGCGGTTCGCAGGCTGGCGGCGCGCTCTGCCCCAGCTGCCTCTGCTGCAGCCAGTGGGGCTGGTGCGGCTCCACCTCCGACTACTGCGGCGACGGCTGCCAGGGCCAGTGCAGCGGCAGCTGCGGCGGCACCCCGACGTCCCCTCCCCTTCCCACTCCCgctcccactcccactcccactccGCGTCCCCGTCCAACCCCTAACCCCCcgagcggcggccgcggcggcgcggcaTCCATCATCTCCGAGTCCCTGTTCAACCAGATGCTCCTCCACCGCAACGACGCGGCGTGCCCTGCCAACGGCTTCTACACCTACGCGGACTTCCTCGCGGCGGCGAAAGCGTTCCCGGGCTTCGGCACCACAGGCAGCGCCCACACCCGAAAACGCGAGCTTGCGGCGTTCCTGGCGCAGACGTCGCACGAGACGACGGGCGGGTGGGCGACGGCGCCCGACGGCCCCTACGCCTGGGGCTACTGCTTCAAGGAAGAGCAGGGCGCCGCGGCAGGGGCGGCGGACTTCTGCGGGCCCAGCACGcagtggccgtgcgccgccgggAAGAAGTACTACGGCCGCGGACCCATCCAGATCTCCTACAACTACAACTACGGACAAGCCGGCCATGCCATCGGCGCCCGGATCCTCGCCAACCCGGACCTGGTCGCCACCGACCCCGTCCTC
The nucleotide sequence above comes from Miscanthus floridulus cultivar M001 chromosome 18, ASM1932011v1, whole genome shotgun sequence. Encoded proteins:
- the LOC136522674 gene encoding chitinase 1-like, producing the protein MTRALAVVATAAFFAMSARAEQCGSQAGGALCPSCLCCSQWGWCGSTSDYCGDGCQGQCSGSCGGTPTSPPLPTPAPTPTPTPRPRPTPNPPSGGRGGAASIISESLFNQMLLHRNDAACPANGFYTYADFLAAAKAFPGFGTTGSAHTRKRELAAFLAQTSHETTGGWATAPDGPYAWGYCFKEEQGAAAGAADFCGPSTQWPCAAGKKYYGRGPIQISYNYNYGQAGHAIGARILANPDLVATDPVLSFKTAVWFWMTPQSPKPSCHAVMTRKWTPSGADTAAGRLPGYGVVTNIVNGGLECGHGAGDSRVASRIGFYKRYCDLLGVSYGDNLDCGNQSSFN